One genomic region from Aneurinibacillus sp. REN35 encodes:
- a CDS encoding HRDC domain-containing protein → MSVLRQLIQVETYEGEMGIAKLALYERDKEYKLVRYHVSVEGEEENFLLYSGTDIQVGFEKFTGERRLLRFSGYTPLYPGEASRTQTEWNQDMLALSQDYYSPDALGLLKEWRRKKAEEQHTAPYMVLEDKVLLLLATFIPRTKEMFLSLPHCGEKRWEQYGPELLALLEGQTASFHIPQAVAESAKPSRSQKQERQVLLLTRIQEGVPELDTLAKELDVSPNTVIGYLEQLIEDGYDIGAYVYSLTESVPYEAIMAAVEKIGAEKLKPIYLELNGDVPPYEAAISYQQIRLALVRRKLEHSSPA, encoded by the coding sequence ATGAGTGTGCTGCGTCAGCTAATTCAAGTAGAGACATATGAAGGGGAGATGGGTATTGCCAAGCTTGCCTTATATGAAAGGGACAAAGAGTATAAGCTGGTGCGCTATCACGTGAGCGTGGAGGGAGAAGAGGAGAACTTCCTTCTTTATAGCGGCACGGATATACAAGTAGGATTCGAAAAGTTTACGGGCGAGAGACGCTTGCTCCGCTTTAGTGGATATACTCCGCTTTATCCAGGGGAAGCAAGCCGGACTCAGACGGAATGGAATCAAGATATGTTAGCCTTATCACAAGACTATTATAGTCCCGATGCCCTGGGTCTGCTTAAAGAATGGCGGAGAAAGAAGGCTGAAGAGCAGCATACAGCACCGTATATGGTACTTGAAGATAAGGTGCTTCTGCTGCTTGCCACCTTTATTCCCCGAACAAAGGAAATGTTTTTGAGTTTGCCGCATTGCGGTGAAAAAAGATGGGAGCAGTATGGTCCAGAGTTACTTGCACTGCTAGAAGGGCAGACGGCATCGTTTCATATTCCACAGGCTGTCGCAGAGAGTGCCAAGCCTAGTCGCAGTCAGAAGCAAGAGCGGCAGGTTCTCTTGCTGACACGCATACAGGAAGGGGTACCGGAATTGGATACGTTGGCTAAGGAGCTTGATGTATCTCCCAATACGGTAATCGGTTACTTAGAGCAACTTATTGAAGACGGATATGATATTGGTGCATATGTGTATTCTCTCACCGAATCGGTACCGTATGAGGCGATTATGGCTGCGGTAGAGAAGATAGGAGCAGAGAAGCTAAAGCCGATCTATCTTGAGCTGAACGGCGATGTTCCGCCATATGAAGCTGCGATTTCTTATCAGCAGATTCGGCTTGCGCTTGTAAGAAGGAAACTGGAGCATAGTTCGCCTGCCTAA
- the ilvA gene encoding threonine ammonia-lyase, giving the protein MVTIAGIQQARKIIAPIIHHTPLDYSTTFSEIARSHVHLKLENLQKTGSFKVRGAYNKIAALQPQDKARGIVAASAGNHAQGVAFSSTQAGMASTIIMPEGAPLSKIQATQKYGAQVLLHGDSFDEALAHAWAIQKKTNAILLHPFDDPHVIEGQGTIGLEILEQLPDVEAILCPIGGGGLIAGIATAVKTLAPHVKVYGVEAAACPSMSTSLASGQPTLTTSTGTIADGIAVKQPGALTYSLVERYVDDIVLIEDIEISRSMLYLLERSKLLVEGAGAIALAPLLYGRLPLAGKKVAVILSGGNVDVTFMSRIIEHGLIESGRYIRIATTVHDRPGSLNHLLALLAEEKANVISIHHRRISPRIVPGQTEIELELETNDRAHIHAITNRLLREGYPVNERM; this is encoded by the coding sequence ATGGTTACAATCGCAGGCATACAGCAGGCAAGAAAAATCATCGCACCCATCATTCACCATACTCCGCTTGATTACTCCACCACCTTCAGCGAAATCGCCCGCTCCCATGTCCATTTGAAGCTTGAGAATCTGCAGAAGACCGGTTCATTCAAGGTGCGTGGGGCTTACAATAAAATTGCGGCTCTACAGCCGCAGGACAAGGCGCGGGGTATTGTAGCCGCATCGGCTGGAAATCACGCGCAGGGGGTGGCATTCAGCAGCACGCAGGCGGGCATGGCAAGTACAATCATCATGCCAGAGGGAGCGCCGCTCAGCAAAATTCAAGCGACACAAAAATACGGCGCACAGGTACTTCTTCACGGAGATTCCTTCGATGAGGCGCTTGCTCACGCATGGGCTATACAAAAAAAAACGAACGCCATTCTCCTGCATCCGTTCGATGATCCACATGTGATTGAGGGACAGGGAACAATCGGACTCGAAATACTCGAGCAGCTCCCGGATGTTGAAGCCATCCTCTGTCCTATTGGAGGGGGCGGATTAATTGCGGGCATTGCCACAGCAGTCAAAACGCTGGCACCACACGTAAAAGTATACGGTGTGGAAGCGGCTGCCTGTCCCAGCATGAGTACGTCGCTTGCCAGCGGACAGCCCACGCTCACAACCAGCACCGGTACAATTGCCGACGGTATTGCCGTCAAGCAGCCAGGCGCCCTTACCTATAGTCTGGTGGAACGCTATGTAGACGACATCGTTCTGATAGAGGATATTGAGATTTCACGCAGCATGCTCTATCTCTTGGAACGAAGCAAGCTTTTGGTAGAAGGGGCAGGCGCCATCGCCCTTGCACCGCTTCTCTACGGACGCCTGCCGCTTGCCGGTAAAAAGGTCGCTGTCATCCTAAGCGGCGGCAATGTCGATGTAACGTTCATGTCTCGCATCATCGAGCATGGCCTTATCGAGTCCGGCCGCTATATCCGCATCGCAACAACCGTCCACGACAGACCCGGCAGCCTAAACCACCTACTTGCGTTGCTGGCTGAAGAAAAAGCCAATGTTATATCCATCCATCATCGTCGTATCAGCCCGCGCATCGTACCCGGACAGACAGAAATCGAACTAGAACTCGAAACAAATGATCGAGCGCATATTCACGCCATTACCAATCGGTTGCTGCGTGAAGGCTATCCGGTAAATGAACGTATGTAA
- the tkt gene encoding transketolase: MSNNTLEQRAINTIRILSIEAIEKANSGHPGLPMGAAPMAYALWTKFMNHNPANPAWVNRDRFVLSAGHGSMLLYSLLNLTGYDVSLDDLQSFRQWGSRTPGHPEYGHTPGVEATTGPLGQGIGMAVGMAMAERHLAATYNREGHDIVDHYTYALCGDGDLMEGVAAEAISLAGHLQLGRLIVLYDSNDISLDGELAHSFSENVGKRFESYGWHVLRVEEGNDVEAISQAIVEAQKEIERPTLIEVRTTIGFGSPNKGGKSAAHGAPLGLDEVKLVREAYGWEHESFEFPEDVREHFIEVKTKGQQAEKAWQERFHAYKKDYPKLAEQFEQAMRGELPAEWEAALPSFTPADGKIATREASGKAINAIANAVPFFLGGSADLASSNKTAIKEEKHFRKGQYEGRNIWFGVREHAMAAALNGMALHGGVKVYGGTFLVFADYLRPSLRLSALMDIPVIYVFTHDSIAVGEDGPTHEPIEHIPSLRVIPNMTVLRPADANETVAAYKLAVSHSKGPVAMILSRQGLPVLEGTRERAMEAIARGAYVLSDTDGTPDVILIASGSEVSLAVEAKQKLEEKGRQVRLVSMPSMELFEQQPQAYKDEVLPPNVKARVAIEMAYPLGWERYVGDMGLVLGINTFGASAPGEKIMEEYGFTADNIVTLAERVIKQ, encoded by the coding sequence ATGAGCAACAATACACTTGAACAACGCGCAATTAATACCATCCGCATTCTTTCAATTGAGGCGATCGAGAAGGCGAATTCGGGACATCCGGGACTTCCGATGGGAGCTGCTCCGATGGCGTACGCGCTGTGGACAAAATTCATGAACCATAATCCGGCAAATCCAGCTTGGGTGAATCGTGACCGTTTCGTTCTGTCGGCGGGACATGGTTCGATGCTCTTGTACAGTCTGCTTAACCTGACGGGATATGATGTGTCGCTTGATGATTTACAGAGTTTCCGTCAATGGGGCAGCCGGACACCGGGTCATCCGGAATACGGACATACACCGGGAGTGGAGGCGACAACAGGGCCGCTTGGTCAAGGCATCGGCATGGCGGTTGGTATGGCGATGGCCGAACGCCACCTGGCAGCCACATATAATCGCGAGGGCCATGATATTGTTGATCATTATACGTATGCGTTATGCGGGGACGGAGATCTGATGGAGGGTGTGGCAGCAGAAGCCATCTCTCTTGCCGGTCATCTGCAGCTTGGCCGTCTGATTGTTCTATACGATTCCAATGATATTAGTCTTGATGGTGAACTTGCCCATTCGTTCTCCGAAAATGTAGGAAAGCGTTTTGAATCATATGGCTGGCACGTGCTGCGTGTGGAAGAAGGCAATGATGTGGAAGCCATCTCGCAGGCCATTGTCGAAGCCCAGAAAGAAATAGAACGACCGACTCTTATTGAAGTGCGGACGACCATTGGTTTTGGCAGTCCGAACAAAGGCGGCAAGTCGGCGGCGCACGGTGCTCCGCTCGGCCTTGATGAGGTAAAGCTGGTGCGTGAAGCGTACGGTTGGGAACATGAATCATTTGAGTTCCCAGAGGACGTACGTGAGCACTTTATCGAAGTGAAGACAAAGGGTCAGCAGGCAGAGAAGGCCTGGCAGGAGCGTTTTCATGCCTACAAAAAGGATTATCCAAAGCTTGCTGAACAATTTGAGCAGGCGATGCGCGGTGAGCTGCCCGCCGAGTGGGAAGCGGCACTTCCATCCTTTACACCTGCTGATGGCAAAATTGCAACGCGCGAGGCATCAGGCAAAGCGATCAATGCCATTGCGAATGCGGTTCCATTTTTTTTAGGCGGATCTGCCGACCTGGCCTCGTCCAACAAAACAGCCATTAAAGAGGAAAAACACTTTAGGAAGGGGCAGTATGAAGGCCGCAATATCTGGTTCGGAGTGCGTGAGCATGCGATGGCAGCCGCATTAAACGGCATGGCGCTGCATGGCGGCGTAAAAGTATACGGCGGTACGTTTCTTGTGTTTGCTGATTATTTACGGCCGTCGCTGCGCTTATCTGCACTGATGGATATACCAGTGATATATGTCTTCACGCATGATAGCATCGCGGTTGGAGAAGATGGTCCGACGCATGAGCCGATTGAACACATACCGTCTTTGCGCGTCATTCCGAATATGACTGTGCTGCGTCCTGCTGATGCAAACGAAACCGTTGCTGCATACAAGCTTGCGGTAAGCCACAGTAAGGGTCCGGTGGCGATGATTCTCTCCCGTCAGGGGCTTCCGGTATTAGAAGGTACGAGGGAGAGAGCGATGGAGGCTATTGCACGCGGTGCGTATGTCCTCTCTGATACGGATGGTACGCCCGATGTGATCTTGATTGCGTCCGGCTCTGAGGTAAGTCTTGCGGTGGAGGCGAAGCAAAAACTAGAAGAAAAAGGGCGTCAGGTTCGCTTGGTTAGCATGCCAAGCATGGAGCTCTTTGAGCAGCAGCCGCAGGCATATAAAGACGAAGTGCTGCCACCTAATGTAAAAGCGCGGGTAGCGATCGAGATGGCTTATCCGCTCGGCTGGGAACGCTATGTCGGAGATATGGGCCTCGTGCTTGGCATTAATACGTTCGGTGCCTCTGCACCGGGTGAGAAGATTATGGAAGAATATGGATTTACCGCAGATAATATCGTTACACTGGCAGAACGTGTAATAAAACAATAG
- a CDS encoding DUF2179 domain-containing protein: MEQLLTIFTINIVYVSFFTVRMIMVMKGQKLLASLLSTVEIFVYLMGLSLVLDNLDNPLNLASYCIGWGTGVYVGSKIEEKLALGYVTVQIVLDSAQTDISRVLREKGYGVTSWEANGKDGQRVVMHVLAKRRNERKLYDAIKDLAPKAFVISYEPKFFHGGFWTKRITK; the protein is encoded by the coding sequence GTGGAACAGCTGCTTACTATTTTCACGATTAACATTGTATATGTGTCTTTTTTCACGGTTCGCATGATTATGGTGATGAAAGGCCAGAAGCTGCTCGCTTCATTGCTCAGTACGGTAGAGATTTTTGTATATTTAATGGGCCTCTCGCTCGTGTTGGATAACCTGGATAATCCGCTGAATCTGGCTTCTTATTGTATCGGCTGGGGAACCGGCGTATATGTAGGCAGCAAAATTGAAGAGAAGTTGGCGCTTGGTTATGTAACCGTGCAGATCGTGCTTGATTCTGCACAGACAGATATCAGCCGGGTACTGCGCGAGAAAGGGTATGGTGTAACCAGCTGGGAGGCAAACGGTAAGGACGGACAGCGTGTTGTCATGCATGTGCTGGCTAAGCGGAGAAATGAGAGAAAGCTGTATGATGCCATTAAGGATTTGGCACCTAAAGCGTTCGTCATCTCCTATGAACCCAAATTTTTTCATGGTGGTTTCTGGACAAAACGCATTACTAAATAA
- a CDS encoding DNA topoisomerase III yields the protein MKVIIAEKPDQATKLAAPFTSKKHQGYIEVQPNDIFTDGALFTWAVGHICELVAPEEYDPAWKRWNLAALPMIPDQFKYKVMKAKAQQFQIIKKLLARPDVHEIIHAGDAGREGELIVRVIVQQTRVKKPMKRLWISSLTEKAVRQGFMQLRDEADTRDLYYEAYSRACADWVVGMNASRVYSLLMKERGIHDVFSAGRVQTPTLALVVKREQEIRNFTSEPFWEVFARFDIEGKIYDGRWEKEGESRLSDPKMAEAIAAFCKGKPAAVKEAQTERKEFQPPYLFNLSGLQATANKAYKFPPKKTLDVAQQLYVKGYISYPRSDSSFVTEGEAQTFPEILDKLSRKPDYASYFPLPVASLLSNKRYVNAKKVTDHYAIIPTEQVPALEKLGEDERKVYDLIVRRLIAAHYESAIFDYTTVHTLVDERADFVSKGKQQIREGWRVVLFGEGAEEEDEPLLPSLLEGERGVVKRAAVKEGKTQPPKRYTEGQLITLMKTAGKHLEDQELEKVLAKAEGLGTEATRAGIITMLKDRRYIEVKKNQVSATSKGMLLIEAIGDKILASPEMTARWEQRLSEIGQGKASAGEFMEQAKRLAAKIIEDAVEQSKSWTFEHIDIDEVKASADSRRGKRKAPAIVGACKLCGGEVVDKGTFYGCSTYAKTKCSFTFSKKILGKTISQANAKKLLNSGTTDIIKGFKKGDKTFDAQLTLDEKSGKLTFSFPASPLYNDRKIQGESK from the coding sequence GTGAAAGTTATTATTGCGGAGAAACCGGATCAGGCGACGAAACTGGCCGCTCCATTTACATCTAAAAAGCATCAGGGGTATATCGAAGTGCAACCTAACGACATATTTACGGACGGCGCCCTCTTCACATGGGCAGTGGGGCATATTTGTGAGCTTGTAGCGCCAGAAGAATATGATCCGGCATGGAAGAGATGGAATCTCGCGGCACTTCCGATGATTCCCGATCAGTTTAAATATAAAGTAATGAAAGCGAAAGCACAGCAATTCCAGATCATCAAGAAGCTGCTTGCGCGACCGGACGTCCATGAAATCATTCATGCGGGCGATGCCGGGCGGGAAGGTGAGCTGATTGTTCGGGTGATCGTGCAGCAGACCAGAGTAAAGAAGCCGATGAAGCGTCTGTGGATTTCCTCCCTGACAGAGAAAGCAGTACGCCAGGGATTCATGCAGCTGCGCGATGAGGCGGATACCCGCGATTTATACTATGAAGCGTACAGCCGGGCCTGTGCCGATTGGGTGGTCGGTATGAACGCCTCCCGTGTATATTCGCTGCTGATGAAGGAGAGAGGCATCCACGACGTGTTCTCAGCCGGGCGTGTACAGACCCCGACACTCGCGCTGGTGGTAAAGCGAGAACAAGAAATCCGTAATTTTACCTCAGAGCCGTTCTGGGAGGTATTCGCCCGTTTTGATATAGAAGGCAAAATCTATGATGGACGTTGGGAGAAGGAAGGGGAATCAAGGCTTAGCGACCCGAAGATGGCGGAAGCGATTGCGGCTTTCTGCAAGGGAAAGCCTGCGGCCGTGAAAGAAGCACAGACAGAGCGAAAAGAGTTTCAACCGCCGTATTTGTTTAATTTGTCCGGCCTGCAGGCGACCGCCAACAAGGCATATAAATTTCCACCGAAAAAAACGCTCGATGTAGCCCAGCAGCTGTACGTCAAAGGCTACATCTCCTATCCGCGCTCGGATTCAAGCTTTGTTACCGAAGGAGAGGCACAGACCTTTCCAGAGATTTTGGATAAGCTGAGCCGCAAGCCAGACTATGCGTCTTATTTTCCGCTGCCGGTTGCTTCCCTGCTGTCGAACAAACGCTATGTCAACGCAAAAAAGGTAACCGATCACTATGCGATCATTCCAACGGAACAAGTACCTGCGTTAGAGAAGCTGGGAGAAGATGAACGAAAAGTGTATGACTTGATCGTACGCCGTCTTATCGCCGCGCATTATGAATCGGCGATTTTTGATTATACTACCGTGCACACGCTTGTGGATGAACGGGCGGACTTCGTCTCCAAAGGCAAGCAGCAGATTCGCGAAGGGTGGCGTGTCGTACTGTTCGGTGAAGGAGCGGAAGAAGAGGATGAGCCTCTTTTGCCCTCTCTTCTGGAGGGAGAGCGTGGAGTGGTGAAGCGTGCTGCAGTAAAGGAAGGAAAAACGCAGCCGCCGAAGCGCTATACAGAAGGACAGTTGATCACACTGATGAAAACTGCCGGCAAGCATCTTGAAGACCAGGAACTGGAGAAGGTGCTCGCAAAGGCGGAGGGACTTGGCACGGAGGCGACACGGGCCGGCATTATTACCATGCTTAAGGACCGGCGCTACATTGAGGTGAAGAAAAATCAAGTATCCGCTACATCCAAAGGGATGCTCTTAATCGAAGCGATCGGTGATAAAATCCTTGCTTCCCCGGAGATGACGGCACGCTGGGAGCAGCGGTTAAGCGAGATCGGACAGGGCAAGGCGTCAGCGGGGGAGTTCATGGAGCAGGCAAAAAGGCTTGCTGCCAAAATCATTGAAGATGCGGTGGAGCAATCCAAAAGCTGGACATTTGAACATATTGATATTGATGAAGTGAAGGCCAGCGCGGACAGCCGCAGGGGAAAAAGAAAAGCACCTGCCATCGTCGGTGCCTGCAAGCTGTGCGGAGGTGAAGTGGTGGACAAAGGCACCTTTTACGGCTGTTCTACTTATGCGAAAACAAAATGCAGCTTTACTTTCTCGAAAAAAATTCTCGGAAAAACCATTTCACAGGCGAATGCTAAAAAGCTATTGAACAGTGGGACGACCGATATAATCAAAGGTTTCAAAAAGGGAGACAAGACGTTTGATGCTCAACTGACATTGGATGAAAAAAGCGGGAAACTCACATTTTCTTTTCCTGCTTCCCCTTTGTATAATGATAGGAAAATACAAGGTGAATCTAAATGA
- a CDS encoding NAD(P)/FAD-dependent oxidoreductase codes for MPGAPKQPIVIIGGGMSGMMAARTLMEAGEDQVIVLDKGRSGGGRLATRQIADATFDHGAQYFTVRTQEFAEHVAAWKAEGWVSEWFGSPHVRYRAEGGMNRLMRHLAEPLDICVRVRVTSIEPEAGGWLLHWVSEENEYVPQTYDEVLPEEVYDPGNKANIRARAIIVTAPPPQALYLLKQGGCQVGEEVAQQLAQVRYLPCLAALLTLDGPSAIKAPGYARANDPSDAIQLVVDNYQKGVSCEPALTVYACGRWSRTHFDEPDEKILAQLIQEAQMFRGSSQIIGAQLKRWRFSLAETTYPGRFADLGLPSPAIIAGDSFIDPQDAGQHARIESAALSGIAAAKRLLEAL; via the coding sequence ATGCCAGGAGCGCCGAAGCAGCCAATCGTAATCATAGGCGGTGGAATGAGTGGGATGATGGCGGCCCGCACGTTGATGGAAGCCGGAGAGGATCAGGTTATTGTGTTGGACAAAGGGCGCAGCGGGGGCGGCCGATTGGCAACCCGACAGATTGCGGATGCAACATTTGATCATGGCGCTCAGTACTTTACGGTGCGAACGCAGGAGTTCGCAGAGCACGTTGCCGCATGGAAAGCAGAAGGGTGGGTGAGTGAGTGGTTCGGCTCTCCCCATGTACGCTATCGGGCGGAAGGCGGCATGAATCGTCTGATGCGACACCTTGCAGAGCCGCTTGATATTTGTGTGCGCGTACGGGTAACAAGCATTGAGCCGGAGGCCGGTGGGTGGCTGCTGCATTGGGTGTCAGAAGAGAATGAATACGTACCGCAGACATATGACGAAGTGCTTCCAGAGGAAGTATATGATCCGGGTAATAAAGCAAACATCCGCGCCCGCGCTATTATCGTGACGGCCCCGCCGCCTCAGGCACTGTACTTGTTAAAGCAGGGCGGATGCCAGGTAGGAGAAGAGGTGGCCCAACAGCTCGCGCAGGTACGCTATCTTCCATGTCTAGCCGCTCTGCTTACACTTGACGGTCCATCTGCGATAAAGGCACCGGGGTATGCGCGAGCCAACGATCCAAGCGATGCCATTCAGTTGGTAGTGGACAACTATCAGAAAGGCGTCTCTTGTGAACCGGCCCTTACTGTATATGCATGCGGTCGGTGGTCACGTACTCATTTTGATGAGCCTGATGAGAAGATTCTGGCGCAATTGATTCAAGAAGCACAAATGTTTCGTGGGTCATCTCAAATTATCGGCGCCCAGTTAAAACGGTGGCGCTTCTCGCTGGCGGAAACAACCTATCCGGGACGATTTGCGGATCTAGGCCTTCCATCCCCGGCTATCATAGCGGGAGATTCGTTCATTGATCCGCAGGATGCGGGACAGCATGCTCGGATAGAAAGCGCTGCACTATCGGGTATTGCCGCTGCAAAGAGGTTGTTGGAAGCGCTGTAA
- a CDS encoding putative bifunctional diguanylate cyclase/phosphodiesterase, whose amino-acid sequence MQNKMTASPQYTEQDYRNLLEILHNVVYKVRREPDTEARFVYTMFGGKVAKVQGLTTEVVWGRTPQELFTPQMASYLQQQYEKAWADQSVIHEWSCGDEMHYVTLMQTKDEAGEKELIGCSFDLGLCRQAQRMVEHMKKYDTLTGLPNQLAFDEYFTQAVRDGEKSGQTFTLMIFDIDKFKMLNAAIGRTTSDEVLAHVAEKLSRIFDERATLARMSKDNFAVLWRNTTREEARVKANEIIALLTTPIQTCTTDIHVTASIGLSFYPEDGNDPEELLKKAEMAMYRAKEVGGNCHCFYSEDLLRIGEQWVLRSELRNAVQRDELFLHYQPRYAACGTKLVGMEALVRWLHPDKGVLFPGTFIDAAEKTGLILDVDRWVLEKACTQMKQWKETGQVEASVSVNLSCLHFKEPGCVEMIMDILRKTGLEPECLEVELTESIFVEDADIVLEVMWQLKSLGVRIAIDDFGTGYSALHYLNKFPFDTLKIDRSFLENVTVSEVDEIILLTVIEMAQKLQLKVVAEGVETEEQLRYLCAHACDEVQGYLLSRPIPEDAMEKLLFSAYN is encoded by the coding sequence ATGCAGAACAAAATGACAGCTTCGCCACAATACACAGAGCAGGACTATAGAAATCTATTAGAGATTCTGCATAACGTAGTGTATAAAGTGCGTCGTGAACCAGACACGGAAGCAAGATTTGTTTACACGATGTTTGGCGGCAAGGTAGCAAAAGTGCAAGGGCTGACAACCGAAGTAGTATGGGGGCGCACACCGCAGGAGTTATTTACACCGCAGATGGCGTCTTATTTGCAGCAGCAGTATGAGAAGGCTTGGGCGGATCAGAGTGTGATCCATGAATGGTCCTGCGGAGACGAGATGCATTATGTTACGCTGATGCAGACGAAGGATGAAGCGGGCGAGAAAGAGCTGATTGGCTGCTCATTCGATCTTGGATTATGCCGTCAGGCGCAGCGGATGGTCGAGCATATGAAGAAGTATGATACGCTAACCGGACTGCCGAATCAGCTTGCATTTGATGAATATTTTACCCAGGCGGTCCGGGATGGAGAGAAAAGCGGGCAGACATTTACGTTGATGATCTTTGATATTGATAAATTCAAGATGCTGAATGCTGCCATTGGACGTACGACAAGTGATGAAGTGCTTGCCCATGTAGCGGAGAAGCTGTCGCGAATTTTTGATGAGCGGGCCACGCTTGCGCGGATGAGCAAGGATAACTTTGCTGTGCTGTGGAGAAATACCACCCGCGAGGAAGCGCGAGTAAAGGCGAATGAAATTATCGCATTGCTTACGACACCGATCCAAACGTGCACGACAGATATCCATGTAACGGCAAGTATTGGACTTAGCTTCTATCCAGAGGATGGCAATGACCCCGAAGAGCTTCTAAAGAAGGCGGAGATGGCGATGTATCGTGCCAAAGAGGTTGGCGGCAACTGCCATTGCTTCTATTCAGAGGATCTTCTGCGCATCGGAGAGCAATGGGTGCTGCGCAGTGAGCTGCGTAATGCGGTACAGCGCGATGAACTGTTTTTGCATTATCAGCCGCGTTATGCGGCCTGCGGTACGAAGCTGGTTGGTATGGAAGCGCTTGTTCGCTGGCTTCATCCTGATAAGGGAGTGTTGTTTCCGGGAACATTTATTGATGCTGCGGAGAAGACGGGGCTTATTCTCGACGTCGATCGCTGGGTATTGGAGAAGGCATGCACACAGATGAAACAGTGGAAGGAAACGGGGCAGGTGGAAGCTTCCGTTTCGGTGAATCTCTCTTGCCTGCATTTTAAGGAACCGGGTTGCGTTGAGATGATTATGGATATATTGCGCAAGACGGGGCTTGAGCCGGAGTGCCTTGAGGTAGAGTTGACCGAGAGTATTTTTGTTGAGGATGCAGACATTGTGCTTGAGGTGATGTGGCAGTTGAAGAGCTTAGGCGTTCGCATTGCCATTGATGATTTTGGCACAGGCTACTCCGCTCTGCATTATCTTAATAAATTCCCATTCGATACGTTAAAGATTGATCGCTCTTTCCTTGAGAATGTGACGGTATCTGAAGTCGATGAGATCATTCTTCTCACAGTTATCGAGATGGCGCAGAAGCTTCAGTTGAAGGTTGTGGCTGAAGGTGTAGAGACCGAAGAGCAGCTTCGGTACTTGTGCGCTCATGCCTGCGATGAAGTGCAGGGGTATTTGTTGAGTCGTCCCATTCCAGAAGATGCAATGGAAAAACTATTGTTTTCCGCATACAATTGA